One Synechococcus sp. JA-2-3B'a(2-13) genomic window carries:
- the clpS gene encoding ATP-dependent Clp protease adapter ClpS, which produces MATETLVKPSVTPKHMPMYRVLLHNDDVNTMEYVVQVLVKVIPAMMPPQATEIMLEAHHNGVAVVIVVPREHAEFYCEQLRQHGLTSSIEPER; this is translated from the coding sequence GTGGCTACGGAGACTCTGGTCAAGCCTTCTGTAACCCCAAAGCACATGCCCATGTACCGGGTGTTGCTGCACAACGACGATGTCAACACCATGGAGTACGTGGTGCAGGTGCTGGTGAAGGTGATCCCGGCGATGATGCCGCCGCAAGCCACTGAGATCATGCTGGAAGCCCACCACAACGGCGTTGCTGTGGTGATCGTGGTGCCGCGGGAGCACGCGGAGTTTTACTGTGAGCAGTTGCGTCAGCACGGCCTCACCAGCTCCATTGAGCCGGAACGCTAA
- a CDS encoding glycosyltransferase, producing the protein MLQSLKSSLLRTGYLTRQQLAEAEEYREAASCSLPRALWSLRVMHPGKFVNLCRQILDRPRLRDWLLKHSLDPELPWLIEPIDLVPVRFLPCGWLDPQTVVVATEEPGFPAIWQSVKHLCPEAEKLWEIPATEKQILTVILERKLAAELLGSRLTLEQWQQALEIRRRTGSSLGQVLTRLSYLSTPEYLSILAHLLGYPAVSELMGTGLLHRDESLSRQFDPEVMMRHLFYPLSWTDEHTLTVMVNDPLDWVVDELLYSWRPGLRIEKVLGTEQDITQLLSQDQGSRFSQEAVYKLMARLPEESASRVFTPSQIAVGYGLLLLFLLGLATAPWTTLTILVLLINLFYVASILFKLLLSLVGSADRFHQITDEEVAALDDRDLPIYTILVPVYKEPEVMPILIKSLSKLDYPHERLDVLILLEENDRDTIEAARAAKPPRYVRLLLVPDSKPKTKPKACNYGLAFARGEYLTIYDAEDIPDPDQLKKAVIAFRKGDPSLVCVQAALNYFNRSENFLTRMFTLEYSYWFDYLLPGLETLRMPIPLGGTSNHFRTDRLRELQGWDPFNVTEDADLGIRASQHGYTVGVINSTTYEEANCAVKNWIRQRSRWIKGYMQTWLVHNRNPLRSLRKLGLKNWLSYQFFIGGSFFTFLTSPIMWLLFIYWLLTRAHWLQNLFPSWLVYLGLFNLLVGNAIGIYLNLVAVFRRGYYDLAFYALLNPIYWQLHSMAAYMALWQLFTKPFYWEKTIHGLSKFTHAKVQEAAHKAA; encoded by the coding sequence ATGCTCCAGTCCCTCAAATCCTCGCTTTTGCGCACGGGCTACCTTACCCGGCAGCAATTGGCTGAGGCTGAGGAGTATCGCGAAGCAGCTAGTTGCTCCTTGCCTAGGGCTCTTTGGAGCTTGCGAGTCATGCACCCGGGCAAGTTTGTCAACTTGTGTCGCCAGATTCTGGACCGGCCTAGGCTGAGAGACTGGCTGCTCAAGCACTCCCTAGATCCAGAGCTGCCTTGGCTGATTGAGCCTATTGATTTGGTGCCGGTGCGCTTTTTGCCCTGTGGCTGGCTCGACCCGCAAACTGTTGTGGTGGCCACAGAAGAGCCGGGCTTCCCCGCCATTTGGCAGTCTGTGAAACACCTGTGCCCGGAAGCAGAAAAACTCTGGGAGATCCCAGCCACTGAAAAGCAGATCCTGACGGTCATCCTTGAGCGCAAGCTGGCCGCCGAGCTGCTGGGCAGCCGTCTTACCTTAGAGCAGTGGCAGCAGGCTTTGGAGATCCGCCGCCGCACCGGCTCCAGCCTGGGGCAGGTGCTGACCCGGCTGAGCTACCTCTCCACCCCCGAGTATCTCAGCATCCTAGCCCATTTGCTGGGCTACCCCGCTGTCTCAGAACTAATGGGGACAGGGCTGCTCCACCGCGACGAGAGCCTGAGCCGGCAGTTTGATCCCGAGGTGATGATGCGCCACCTCTTCTACCCCTTGAGCTGGACGGATGAGCACACCCTTACAGTGATGGTCAATGACCCCCTGGACTGGGTGGTGGATGAGCTGCTCTACAGCTGGCGGCCAGGCTTGCGGATTGAAAAGGTGCTGGGCACCGAGCAGGATATCACGCAACTGCTCAGCCAAGACCAGGGATCCCGCTTCAGCCAAGAGGCGGTGTACAAGCTGATGGCCCGCCTGCCGGAGGAATCGGCCTCGCGGGTGTTTACTCCTTCTCAGATTGCAGTGGGCTACGGCCTGCTGCTGCTATTTCTATTGGGGTTGGCCACTGCTCCCTGGACGACTCTGACCATTTTGGTGCTGCTGATCAATCTTTTTTACGTCGCTTCGATCCTGTTCAAACTGCTGCTCAGCCTAGTGGGATCCGCCGATCGCTTCCACCAGATTACCGATGAGGAAGTAGCCGCTTTGGATGATCGCGACTTGCCTATCTACACCATCCTGGTGCCGGTCTACAAAGAGCCGGAAGTAATGCCGATTTTGATCAAGTCTCTCTCTAAGCTGGATTACCCCCACGAGCGGTTGGATGTGCTTATTCTGTTGGAGGAAAACGACCGAGACACCATTGAGGCAGCTCGAGCTGCCAAGCCCCCCCGCTACGTGCGCCTGCTGTTGGTGCCCGACAGCAAACCCAAGACCAAACCCAAAGCCTGCAACTACGGCCTGGCCTTTGCCCGTGGCGAATATCTCACCATCTACGACGCTGAAGACATTCCGGATCCAGACCAACTCAAAAAAGCAGTCATTGCCTTCCGAAAAGGGGATCCCAGCTTGGTCTGCGTCCAGGCTGCCCTCAACTACTTCAACCGCAGCGAGAACTTCCTCACCCGCATGTTCACCCTGGAGTATTCCTATTGGTTTGATTACCTTCTGCCGGGTTTGGAAACTCTCAGAATGCCGATCCCCTTGGGTGGCACCAGCAACCACTTTCGCACTGACCGCCTGCGGGAGCTGCAGGGATGGGATCCGTTCAACGTCACTGAAGACGCCGACTTGGGCATCCGCGCCAGCCAGCACGGCTATACGGTGGGGGTGATCAACTCCACCACTTATGAAGAGGCCAACTGTGCCGTTAAAAACTGGATCCGGCAGCGCTCCCGCTGGATCAAAGGCTACATGCAAACTTGGCTGGTCCACAACCGCAACCCCCTGCGCTCCTTGCGCAAGCTGGGCCTCAAAAACTGGCTATCCTACCAATTTTTTATCGGGGGCAGCTTCTTTACCTTTCTCACCAGCCCCATCATGTGGCTGCTGTTTATTTACTGGCTGCTCACCCGCGCCCATTGGCTGCAAAACCTATTTCCCAGTTGGCTGGTTTATCTGGGCTTGTTTAACCTCCTGGTGGGCAACGCCATTGGGATTTACCTGAACCTGGTCGCGGTCTTCCGCCGCGGTTACTACGATCTGGCTTTCTATGCTCTGCTCAACCCCATCTACTGGCAACTGCACTCTATGGCAGCTTACATGGCCCTGTGGCAGCTTTTCACCAAGCCCTTCTACTGGGAAAAGACCATCCACGGGCTGAGCAAGTTTACCCATGCCAAAGTCCAGGAAGCTGCTCATAAAGCAGCCTAG
- a CDS encoding cupin domain-containing protein, translating into MLQAVRDVNEAAVPALELVPSQAETRPWGSFWVLDEGPMYKIKRIEVKPGHRLSLQMHYHRSEHWIVVRGTAKVTRGEEVMLLSSNESTYIPPCTKHRLENPGTLPLVLIEVQNGEYLGEDDIVRFEDDYARQ; encoded by the coding sequence ATGTTGCAGGCTGTGCGGGACGTGAATGAAGCAGCAGTTCCAGCGCTTGAGCTGGTGCCCTCTCAAGCAGAGACCCGTCCCTGGGGATCCTTCTGGGTTTTGGATGAAGGCCCGATGTACAAGATCAAGCGCATCGAGGTGAAGCCTGGCCATCGGCTCAGCCTGCAGATGCACTACCACCGCAGCGAGCACTGGATCGTGGTCAGGGGCACAGCGAAGGTTACCCGTGGAGAAGAGGTGATGCTGCTGAGCTCCAACGAGTCCACCTACATTCCCCCCTGCACCAAGCACCGCCTGGAAAACCCCGGCACCCTTCCCTTGGTGTTGATCGAGGTGCAAAACGGGGAATATCTCGGGGAGGACGACATTGTGCGCTTTGAGGATGACTACGCCCGCCAGTAA
- a CDS encoding cellulose biosynthesis cyclic di-GMP-binding regulatory protein BcsB, translating to MTQKARQWALWVAGLLWCCGPTAVHAAEVISLQRLGYDRSVLLQGANPRLDIGIPAPLNGVDPEASFVQLRLDPSPVLKPTSTVRVLINEELMGLFLVRDLRQEPVVRVPIPSLARSERFITLSVQPFLSISDDICADLNTGNLLLTVGRDSFFELAPLVPDATVAGFLGRLYPQVTLVVPADLTPEAAEAALWLYSLLSHLFPQTPILWSNRPKQGAQVILEPANFTPHLQHQITPEGSRLRVAARREAILALYEEWKRAGLVSRGIQVTRVADLERALRANRLSLRELGIVDPLLRGFGSQSLVFNFNLSQLGGRPRDLAAQLDVIMNPVDGRVGDRLTGYVFLNGVLLRTYNLTGRTQLNETVTLPTRLLRRFNQLELRFDYGASPGNCQGSLTPLTLQVRSDSSGFIWSGYQAPTGELQEIPAVLRGSGQVWVGDPQLLPAAAYLVGALSRLAARPLLPTLEVLPKEEANLETGNFAWQVIVAGPDQVELNSPIRLGSQFEIINPLNRQVALAAQPQENLGLLQYFLLKGKPNLWLSWWGSDPALAERLSRGLADPRTRLANQLQGNVLTAYAAAPDLTQVQSWDLTPAGYRVRYPGRFSWQLLLWQYRYWLVLLLALLLAVGAWNTYQRLARRPESPTLS from the coding sequence GTGACGCAGAAGGCAAGACAGTGGGCTTTGTGGGTTGCCGGTTTGCTTTGGTGTTGCGGGCCGACGGCTGTCCACGCAGCGGAAGTCATTTCTCTGCAAAGGCTGGGCTACGACCGCTCGGTGCTGCTGCAAGGAGCTAACCCGCGTCTAGATATCGGGATCCCTGCTCCCCTGAACGGTGTTGACCCTGAGGCCAGCTTTGTGCAGTTGCGCCTGGATCCCTCGCCGGTGCTCAAGCCCACGTCCACGGTGCGGGTGCTGATCAACGAGGAGCTAATGGGCCTTTTTCTGGTGCGGGACCTGCGGCAGGAGCCGGTGGTGCGAGTGCCCATCCCCAGCTTGGCGCGGAGCGAGCGCTTCATCACCTTGTCGGTGCAGCCTTTCCTGAGCATCAGCGACGATATTTGCGCCGACTTGAATACCGGCAATTTGCTGCTGACGGTAGGGCGGGATAGTTTCTTTGAGCTGGCGCCCCTCGTTCCTGATGCCACGGTGGCCGGTTTTCTGGGCCGGCTGTATCCTCAGGTTACTTTGGTAGTGCCGGCTGACCTCACTCCTGAAGCGGCGGAAGCAGCTCTGTGGCTGTACAGCCTCCTTTCTCACCTGTTTCCGCAAACGCCCATCCTGTGGAGCAACCGTCCGAAGCAGGGGGCACAGGTGATCTTAGAGCCGGCCAATTTCACCCCCCACTTGCAGCATCAAATTACCCCAGAGGGATCCCGCCTGCGAGTGGCCGCCCGCCGGGAAGCTATTCTTGCTCTCTATGAAGAATGGAAGCGGGCGGGGCTGGTCAGCCGCGGCATCCAGGTGACAAGGGTGGCGGATCTGGAGAGAGCGCTCAGGGCCAACCGCCTTAGCTTGCGGGAGTTGGGTATTGTGGATCCGCTGCTGCGGGGGTTTGGCAGCCAGTCTTTGGTCTTCAACTTCAACCTGTCCCAATTGGGGGGACGACCGCGGGATCTGGCGGCGCAACTGGATGTGATCATGAACCCGGTGGATGGCCGGGTGGGGGATCGTCTCACCGGCTACGTGTTCTTGAATGGCGTTCTGTTGCGCACCTACAACCTAACCGGGCGCACCCAGCTCAACGAAACTGTGACCCTGCCCACCCGCCTGCTGCGCCGCTTTAATCAACTGGAGCTCCGCTTTGACTATGGCGCCAGCCCCGGTAATTGCCAGGGATCCCTGACCCCGCTGACTTTGCAAGTGCGCTCGGATAGCTCTGGCTTTATCTGGAGCGGCTACCAAGCCCCCACTGGCGAGCTGCAGGAGATCCCGGCGGTGCTTCGAGGATCCGGCCAAGTGTGGGTAGGGGATCCCCAACTGCTGCCGGCTGCCGCCTACCTGGTCGGTGCCCTCAGCCGGCTGGCTGCCCGACCCCTGCTGCCCACCCTTGAGGTTTTGCCCAAAGAGGAAGCCAACCTGGAGACGGGGAACTTTGCCTGGCAGGTGATCGTGGCTGGGCCAGATCAGGTGGAGCTTAATAGCCCCATCCGGCTGGGATCCCAGTTTGAAATCATCAATCCCCTCAACCGGCAGGTGGCCTTGGCCGCTCAGCCTCAAGAAAACCTCGGCCTTTTGCAGTACTTTCTCCTGAAAGGTAAGCCGAACCTTTGGCTTTCCTGGTGGGGATCTGACCCGGCTTTGGCAGAGCGCCTCAGCCGCGGCCTTGCCGATCCGCGCACCCGCCTGGCCAACCAGCTACAGGGAAACGTGCTCACCGCCTATGCCGCTGCCCCCGATCTCACCCAAGTACAGAGCTGGGATCTCACGCCGGCAGGCTATCGAGTGCGCTACCCCGGTCGCTTCAGTTGGCAGCTTTTGTTGTGGCAATACCGCTATTGGTTAGTGCTGCTGCTGGCCCTTTTGCTGGCAGTAGGAGCCTGGAATACCTACCAACGCTTGGCCCGCCGCCCTGAGTCGCCCACCCTTTCCTAG
- a CDS encoding universal stress protein codes for MPRFENLIAAIDGSGPTEQMVHTLLSLPAFAQCHVTLLHAVPSQTSAEEMRAAWQKGQELLAQTLQTFPPRPGLKISTQLVEGDPKVVVLQVAESLPNPLIVMGSRGRNRIMAILQNSVSQYVFQLASCPMLLVKDDAYVKYPSHVMVALNNSPAAQAAFATALDLISGIQGAQIFLASVQLDADNPGRDEALDRAIDILKNRQIGHQVLTAVGDPATEIVRLAEESKADLLVMGSPDRRPTIARSIPDLDRLLGRSISDYVRVHIGCPVLMVRSVQDSD; via the coding sequence ATGCCTCGATTTGAGAACCTCATTGCCGCTATCGACGGCAGCGGCCCCACTGAGCAAATGGTGCATACCCTTCTGTCTCTGCCGGCCTTTGCCCAGTGCCACGTGACATTGCTGCATGCGGTGCCTTCCCAGACCTCTGCCGAGGAGATGCGGGCTGCCTGGCAAAAGGGGCAGGAACTGCTGGCCCAAACCCTGCAGACTTTCCCCCCCCGCCCAGGGCTAAAGATCAGCACGCAACTGGTGGAAGGGGATCCCAAGGTGGTGGTGCTGCAGGTGGCCGAGTCCCTGCCCAATCCGCTGATTGTGATGGGATCCCGGGGGCGCAACCGCATCATGGCCATTTTGCAGAACTCGGTGAGCCAATATGTGTTCCAGCTCGCCTCCTGCCCAATGCTGCTGGTCAAAGACGACGCCTACGTCAAATACCCCAGCCATGTCATGGTGGCCCTCAACAACTCCCCCGCTGCCCAGGCCGCCTTTGCCACGGCCCTTGACTTGATCTCCGGCATTCAAGGGGCCCAGATCTTCCTGGCCTCTGTGCAGTTGGATGCCGACAACCCAGGTAGAGATGAGGCTCTAGATCGGGCAATCGACATCCTCAAAAACCGGCAAATCGGCCACCAAGTGTTAACTGCCGTCGGGGATCCGGCTACGGAGATTGTCCGCCTGGCTGAAGAAAGCAAGGCCGATCTGCTGGTGATGGGATCCCCTGACCGCCGACCTACCATTGCCCGCAGCATTCCCGATTTGGATCGGCTGTTGGGGCGTTCCATCTCTGACTATGTGCGGGTTCACATCGGCTGCCCCGTGCTGATGGTGCGTTCCGTCCAAGACAGCGACTGA
- a CDS encoding CPBP family intramembrane glutamic endopeptidase produces MGLLIAKLKALPLPLRLLLFLGIPLLAWLPWVGLGGWFFPEARAYLWLPLYALLLVWLGLWGSGFAAYGLDSSWACRGGILWGLGIGVGGLFLLLGLEGSLGWLSWRAVGGGSLLVYGLLGLLLGLGVALAEELFFRGWLLQEMLLDYGCSTAVWGSSFLFAMAHFLKPLPEILATWPQFPGLWLMGLLLVQARVWNQNKLGLSLGLHAGWVWGMVWVNNLAWIDYTGRVPEWLTGIGGNPLAGLMGLLFLGGTFAFLNGLAQAGWLPADLEKR; encoded by the coding sequence GTGGGCCTGCTGATTGCAAAACTCAAGGCTTTGCCCTTGCCGCTGCGGCTGTTGCTGTTTTTGGGGATCCCCCTCCTAGCCTGGCTGCCGTGGGTCGGGCTGGGGGGGTGGTTTTTTCCGGAAGCGCGAGCCTACCTGTGGCTGCCCCTGTATGCCTTGCTGCTGGTCTGGCTGGGGCTGTGGGGATCTGGATTTGCTGCCTATGGGCTAGATAGCAGTTGGGCCTGTCGGGGCGGGATCCTCTGGGGCCTGGGGATCGGGGTCGGGGGGCTTTTCTTGCTTTTGGGCCTGGAGGGATCCCTGGGTTGGCTGAGTTGGAGGGCGGTAGGAGGGGGATCCCTGCTGGTCTATGGGTTGCTGGGGTTGCTTTTGGGCTTGGGGGTGGCGCTGGCGGAGGAGCTGTTTTTTCGCGGCTGGCTGCTGCAGGAGATGCTGCTGGACTACGGTTGCAGCACTGCGGTGTGGGGATCCAGCTTCCTGTTTGCTATGGCCCATTTCCTGAAGCCTTTGCCTGAGATTCTCGCCACCTGGCCGCAATTTCCCGGACTGTGGCTGATGGGGCTGCTGCTGGTGCAGGCGAGGGTCTGGAACCAAAACAAGCTGGGCTTAAGCCTGGGGCTGCACGCGGGTTGGGTATGGGGCATGGTCTGGGTCAACAACTTGGCCTGGATAGACTACACCGGCAGGGTGCCCGAGTGGCTGACCGGGATCGGCGGCAACCCCTTGGCCGGGCTGATGGGCTTGCTTTTTCTAGGAGGGACTTTCGCATTTCTCAACGGCCTGGCTCAAGCTGGCTGGCTACCGGCAGACCTGGAAAAGCGTTGA
- a CDS encoding sodium:solute symporter family protein translates to MSNTVLSLGVVGVYLLLLAAIGFWSYRHSGRDPVSYFLAGRGLGSLALTLTTLATLLSAFTFIGVPADAYTHGLGIFLGVGVTTALISGLFLWVGYRVWLAAQHFGFITPSEFFGHRFNSPLLALLYCLSALMFTAPYISIQIIGGARTLAAVLGEGIPYWPLAVVVALVILGYVLFGGSQAVVWTDVVQGIILILGMGVAFVAVAFSLGREAGSELDPWLSLPGPQGRWSWQGLLGNQLLFFMATPLFPQFFQRFYMARSAHPFKTLMVVWPLLILLVFFPAALLGVWGRLAFPGLEKADQIMPLMLQTLPGGVAAVVITAALAALMSTADSQLLTASSLVTRDLVVTLFRRQLSPHQEEQLGRWVVLGIGLASFAIALNPPGLIVEIATWSFQGNAMLFPILIAGLYWKRATRAGAVAGALVSSGLTLGWLSGLLPRAWTGGWLPVIPAVVIGSGVLIGVSLLTQPPKEQVTAYYEEGPWGE, encoded by the coding sequence ATGAGTAACACGGTTTTGAGTCTGGGTGTGGTGGGGGTGTACTTGCTGCTGCTGGCAGCCATCGGCTTCTGGAGCTATCGCCACAGCGGTCGGGATCCGGTTAGCTACTTTTTGGCGGGGCGGGGTCTGGGATCCCTGGCTCTAACCTTGACGACGCTGGCGACGCTGCTCAGTGCCTTTACCTTCATTGGGGTGCCGGCAGATGCCTATACCCACGGCCTAGGGATCTTCCTGGGGGTGGGGGTGACCACCGCCCTCATTTCGGGGCTGTTTTTGTGGGTGGGCTACCGGGTATGGCTAGCAGCCCAACACTTTGGCTTCATCACCCCTTCCGAGTTTTTCGGCCACCGCTTCAACAGCCCTCTTTTGGCTCTACTCTACTGCCTTAGCGCCCTGATGTTTACCGCCCCCTACATCAGCATCCAGATCATTGGCGGAGCCCGCACCCTGGCGGCGGTGTTGGGGGAGGGGATCCCCTACTGGCCCTTGGCGGTGGTGGTGGCGCTGGTGATCTTGGGGTATGTGCTCTTTGGCGGATCCCAGGCGGTGGTCTGGACGGACGTGGTGCAGGGGATCATCTTGATTCTGGGGATGGGGGTGGCCTTTGTTGCAGTGGCTTTCTCCCTAGGGAGAGAAGCGGGTAGCGAACTGGATCCCTGGCTGAGCTTGCCCGGCCCCCAAGGACGCTGGAGCTGGCAAGGGTTACTCGGCAATCAACTGCTGTTTTTCATGGCCACTCCCCTTTTCCCACAATTTTTCCAGCGCTTTTACATGGCCAGGAGTGCTCATCCCTTCAAGACCCTGATGGTAGTCTGGCCGCTGCTGATTCTGCTGGTCTTTTTCCCGGCAGCTCTTCTTGGGGTTTGGGGCCGCCTGGCTTTTCCCGGCCTGGAGAAAGCGGACCAGATCATGCCCCTGATGTTGCAAACTCTGCCCGGCGGTGTGGCAGCGGTGGTGATTACAGCAGCTCTGGCCGCCCTCATGTCCACGGCAGACTCACAGCTCCTTACGGCCAGCTCGTTGGTAACGCGGGATCTGGTAGTGACCCTCTTTAGACGCCAGCTTTCCCCCCACCAAGAAGAACAATTGGGACGCTGGGTGGTGCTGGGGATCGGTTTGGCCTCTTTTGCCATTGCCCTTAACCCGCCGGGGCTGATTGTGGAGATCGCCACCTGGAGCTTTCAGGGAAATGCCATGCTGTTCCCAATCCTGATAGCCGGTCTGTACTGGAAGCGGGCTACCCGCGCTGGGGCTGTAGCCGGGGCCCTCGTCTCCAGTGGCCTGACTTTAGGTTGGCTGTCGGGTCTGTTGCCGCGGGCTTGGACAGGGGGCTGGTTACCCGTAATCCCGGCAGTGGTGATCGGCAGTGGGGTGTTAATTGGCGTAAGCTTGCTTACCCAGCCGCCCAAGGAGCAGGTGACCGCCTACTACGAGGAAGGGCCTTGGGGAGAGTAG
- a CDS encoding alkaline phosphatase D family protein, with translation MSSLRSRRFFLQLLMFGGGAAALAACGGTSSSSIPPLGEPGFPQGVFAGDPTSEGAVLSTRVIPASATDTVAVTLQVAENSEFNPISQQVSLTARRVAGRNYRTEPGDYIARAVVTGLRPAQRYFYRFVSEGFTSPVGQFRTLPAPGDGRPIRFLHISCANEPPFPIGAAMLAEVSRGDIDFISFNGDTVYADRFWLGLDPIGNLEFYRSLYRDQRDPNYAGREFAQLFGRTSFVVNWDDHEVIDNYSGQKARGGRATQLNDTTGQTRDVEDLKVLGYQAFFEYNPITPNLTDVAGVDSRDRLFRSFRYGANAEVFILDLRQYRDLAAVTPILPILPPGLTRQRFLELAGIRLTPEQETLFFGPPGSEQALFNLLRRTPRTLLGNPQKQWLFNGLRNSTATYKFIVSEFPITVTYFRSNDVWEGYWLERQEVIDFIESNNIRNVVFLTGNNHAGFIGQVNPGSSNPIWEVWTGPTGRSVTALSIDELGNQLGIPNASRLYYRIVNGFLAPVNPTNPQVSGIPGVTTGNLRFLELAVPNYNVIEVSGSRCTIQIKGPTGSVLTDPLGRRGELNLPQ, from the coding sequence ATGAGTTCCCTGCGTTCCCGTCGCTTTTTCCTGCAGTTGCTGATGTTTGGAGGTGGGGCAGCCGCCCTGGCTGCCTGTGGAGGCACCTCCAGTTCCTCGATTCCCCCCCTGGGAGAGCCTGGATTTCCCCAAGGGGTATTTGCCGGGGATCCCACCTCGGAAGGGGCGGTGCTTTCCACGCGGGTGATCCCGGCCAGCGCGACAGATACGGTTGCGGTGACGTTGCAGGTGGCTGAGAATTCCGAGTTCAACCCCATTTCGCAACAAGTTTCGCTTACTGCTCGCCGTGTGGCGGGCCGCAACTACCGCACTGAGCCAGGCGACTACATTGCCCGCGCCGTCGTCACCGGCTTGAGGCCAGCGCAGCGCTACTTCTACCGGTTTGTCAGCGAGGGGTTTACCAGCCCTGTAGGCCAGTTTCGCACCCTGCCAGCTCCTGGGGATGGACGACCCATTCGCTTCTTACACATCAGTTGTGCCAACGAGCCTCCCTTTCCTATTGGGGCAGCCATGCTGGCAGAAGTCAGCCGCGGCGATATCGATTTCATTTCCTTTAACGGCGATACCGTCTACGCCGATCGCTTCTGGCTGGGGTTAGATCCCATCGGCAATCTGGAGTTCTACCGCAGCCTCTATCGGGATCAGCGGGATCCCAACTATGCCGGGCGGGAGTTCGCGCAACTGTTTGGCCGGACTTCCTTTGTTGTCAACTGGGACGATCACGAGGTGATTGACAACTACAGTGGCCAGAAGGCCCGCGGTGGCCGGGCCACTCAGCTGAACGACACCACCGGGCAAACCCGCGATGTGGAAGATCTCAAGGTGCTGGGCTACCAGGCTTTTTTTGAGTACAACCCCATTACCCCCAACCTGACAGATGTGGCCGGTGTGGATAGCCGGGATCGGCTGTTTCGCAGCTTCCGCTACGGGGCCAATGCCGAAGTCTTTATCCTGGATCTGCGCCAGTACCGGGATTTGGCGGCGGTCACCCCCATTTTGCCCATTTTGCCCCCCGGCCTGACCCGGCAGCGCTTTTTGGAGCTGGCTGGCATTCGTCTTACGCCCGAACAGGAAACCCTTTTCTTCGGCCCACCCGGCTCCGAACAAGCCCTGTTTAACCTGCTGCGCCGCACGCCCCGTACCCTCTTGGGCAATCCGCAGAAGCAGTGGCTGTTCAACGGCCTGCGCAACTCCACCGCCACCTACAAGTTCATCGTCAGCGAGTTTCCCATCACGGTGACCTATTTCCGCTCCAACGATGTTTGGGAAGGCTACTGGCTGGAGCGGCAGGAAGTCATTGACTTTATCGAGAGCAACAACATCCGCAACGTGGTGTTCTTGACCGGCAACAACCATGCCGGCTTCATCGGACAGGTCAACCCCGGCAGCAGCAACCCCATCTGGGAAGTGTGGACTGGCCCCACCGGGCGGAGCGTTACGGCCCTGAGCATTGACGAGCTGGGCAATCAACTGGGGATCCCCAATGCCAGCCGCCTGTATTACCGGATTGTGAACGGCTTTTTGGCACCGGTGAACCCGACCAATCCGCAAGTGAGCGGGATCCCAGGGGTAACGACGGGCAACTTGCGCTTTTTGGAGCTGGCGGTGCCCAACTACAACGTTATTGAAGTGTCCGGCAGCCGCTGCACCATTCAAATCAAAGGCCCTACCGGCAGTGTTTTGACGGATCCCTTAGGGCGAAGGGGGGAACTGAATTTGCCGCAATGA